Sequence from the Amycolatopsis sp. NBC_00345 genome:
GCGTGGTTGCTGGAGTTCGTCGTCCCGACCGGACTCTCACCGCTCGACCGGCCGGCCGAGGACCTGCTGGGCGCGAACCCGGTGTTCCGGATCGCGCGCGGGGTGGCGGGGCTCGCGTTCGTCCTGTCCGGACCGCCGCTGATGAGGCTGGCCCCGGTGCACTGGACGGGCCGGCTGAGCGCGATCTCGGTGTGCCTGTTCGGCTTCCTGATGCTGGCCGACGCCGCCCAGCCGGGGACGGCGGTCATCGACGTGGCGGCCAACCTCATGTTCGTGACGGGCGCGTTGAGCCTGGTGTTGTGGTGGCCGCCGCGCTGGCGTGAGTGGGCGGTCGGCGGGCTGGCGCTGGTGCTGGTGACGTGGGCGCTGGTGCTCGTCGCGGGGATTTTGGGGCCGGGGCACCTGGAGGGGTTGTTCACGCGGGTGCAGCTCGTGGTGCGGACGGTGCTGCTGGGGGTCGGCGTCATGTACGTCGTGGTGGCGCCGGTGCCTCGACGCGTCTGAAATTGTCGGTGGTGGCTGGGATGCTTCTGGGGTTCGGGTACGACCCCTCTGGAAGTGAGGCCCATCCATGGCTGGAAACGTCCCTCCGGTGACCGACGAGCGCAGCGGACTGCTGGGGTTCCTGGCCCAGCAGCGCCACGTGATCCGGGTAGCGGCACACGGATTGTCGGACGAACAGGCGAGAGCCGTGCCGAGCGCCAGCGAGCTGAGCGTCGGCGGCTTGGTGAAGCACGTGGCCAATACGGAGAGCGGCTGGATCGACCTGGTGCTGCAGCTGCCGCCGAAGCCGTTCGAGGCTGGCATGGCGGACTACTTCGAGAATTATCGGTTGGGGGAGTCGGAAACGCTGGAGTCGGTGCTGGACCGGTACGACCGCATCGCCGCCCGCACGGAAGAGGTCGTCGCGGGCATCCCGGACCTGGGCCGTCCGGTGCCGGTGCCGAAGGGAGTGCCCTGGTACCCGAAGGACGTGGACGCCTGGTCGGTCCGGTGGGTGCTCCTGCACTTGATCGAGGAGACGGCCCGCCATGCCGGGCACGCGGACATCATCCGGGAGTCACTGGACGGGGCCACGGCGATGCCGCTGATGGCCGCGGCGGAGGGCTGGCCGGAGACCGACTGGGTCAAGCCTTGGCGGAGTGCTCTGGTTTCTGGTTGACGGGTTTCTGGTTGATGGGCTTTGCTTCTGGCCCGTGGCCCGTGGCCCGTGGCCCGTGGCCCGTGGCCCGTGGCCCGTGGCCCGTGGCCCGTGGCCCGTGGCTGAGTCTGGTCTGTTCCATGGGACTTGGGCCAGGTCTGGTCTTGGGCCCGGTCCGGCCCGGGCTTGGGTTCGCCGGGTTGGGGTGACTGGGCCGGGTCGCGCCCCGGACCCTGGATTGTTGCCGTGTGAAGGCCAGGGGTCGGGTTACCAGTCCCTGAGGTGTCGGATTGCCGAGGGATTGGTGCCTGGGGTGTCGGGTTACCGAGGGCTGGTGCCTGGGGTGTCGGGTTACCGAGAGGCTGAGCGGCTGCGGATTTGCTTCCTGCACTTCTGGCGCCGACCGCCAAACCAGCGAGTCGATCTTGGTACACCTCTGACTTACACGGTTGTCATGACACGCCCCCTGATTCCGTTCGCCGTATCTGGAACGTCAGCCGCATCCGCCTTCTCCAGAACAGCATCAGCCTGTCTAGAACAGAGTCGGCTCGTCGGCGATGGCGCCTTCGATCACGAGCATGGTCCGTTTGGTCTGGACGCCGCCGTGCGCCGAGAACCCGCCGTCCTTCCCGCCGGCAGCCAAGACCCGGTGGCAGGGCACGACAATCGGAAACGGGTTGTGCCCCATGGCTTGCCCAACAGCCTGCGCCGACCCCGGCATCCCCAGCCGATGCGCGATGTCCCCATACGTCACCGTCTTCCCCGGCGAAACCGCCCGCGCGACCTCATAGGCCCGCCGATTGAACTCCGGCACCCCACTGAGGTCGAGCCCCACCTCCACCAAATCCCGCCGCTCCCCACCCAACAACGCGACGATCCCCTCCACCGCCACCCGCACCACATCCGGCACACCCCCGTGCCCTACCCCCGGCATCGACCCGAGCCCTGCCTCCGGCGCAGACCCGCGCTCTGCTTCCGGCGCCGGTTCGCGCCCCGCCTCTGGCGCTGCCTCCGGTACCAGCCCGCGCCCCGCCCCCGGCACCGCCTCGCGTCCTCCTTCCGGCACAGGCCTGCGCTCTGCTTCCGGCGCTGGTTCGTGTCCTGTTTCCGGCCCAGACCCGCGTGCTGTCTCCGTCACCGGCTCGCGCCCTGCCTCTGGCCGCGGCTCGCGCCCTGTTTCCGGCACACCCCCGTGCCCTACCCCCGACACCGGCCCGCGCTCGGCCCCCGTCACCAGCCCGCGCGCTGCCGCCGACACCGGCCCGCGCCCCGCCCCCGACACCAACCCACGCCCCGCCTCGGCCGAGACCCCGCCACCCGGCACATCCGCGCCGATCTCCGACACCGGGACCTCCACCGCGTCCGGGAACCTGGCCCGCAGCCGAGCGCGGGTGCGAGCCTCGGTGCCCTCCGGGAGCGTGGTGCCCACCAGCAACTCGCCCTGCCAGGCCACGCCGCACGGGCCGATCGGGGTGCCGAACACGGTGAACGCAACCGTCATCGCACCAGCGTACGAGCCACCACCGACAGAAACGCCACCAGCGCGACGGCATGCCCCCAAACCGCCCGCACCCACGCCGCGGCCCGCCACGCGTCGGACAGGCTCGGCGATATCTACAGCAAAGGTGTACAGTCTTGCTGTATTGATCCGCGAGAAGGAGACCCCCAGTGCGCCTCACCAAACACGCCCACGCCTGCGTCGAACTGGCCAAAGACGGCACGTCGATCGTGTTCGACCCGGGCACGCTCACTCCTGGGGCGAAGGACGCCGTCGCCCGCGCCGGGGCCGTTTTCATCACCCACGAGCACTTCGACCACTTCGACGACGCCCTGGTGGCCGAGGCCCTCGAGCTGCAGCCGGAGCTACAGGTCTTCGGGCCGGCGTCCGTCCTTGAGAAGCTCGGCGACCACGGTGGCCGGGTGCGCGCCGTCGTGGCCGGCGACGTCCTCGAGGCCGCCGGCTTCAGGCTCACCGTGCACGGCGAGCGCCACGCCGCGATCCACCCGGACATCCCGCTCGTCGACAACGTCGGGTACCTCGTCGACGGCTCCCTGTTCCACCCCGGCGACGCCTACTTCGCACCGGGCGTACCGGTGTCGACGCTGCTGCTGCCCACCAGCGGCCCGTGGACGAAGCTGGGCGAGGCGGCCGATTTCGTCCGCGCCGTCCGGCCGGAGC
This genomic interval carries:
- a CDS encoding MBL fold metallo-hydrolase, with translation MRLTKHAHACVELAKDGTSIVFDPGTLTPGAKDAVARAGAVFITHEHFDHFDDALVAEALELQPELQVFGPASVLEKLGDHGGRVRAVVAGDVLEAAGFRLTVHGERHAAIHPDIPLVDNVGYLVDGSLFHPGDAYFAPGVPVSTLLLPTSGPWTKLGEAADFVRAVRPERVIQIHELMLSDLGRRSTATLLGENGLTGVAITEVPAGDSVELAG
- a CDS encoding DinB family protein → MAGNVPPVTDERSGLLGFLAQQRHVIRVAAHGLSDEQARAVPSASELSVGGLVKHVANTESGWIDLVLQLPPKPFEAGMADYFENYRLGESETLESVLDRYDRIAARTEEVVAGIPDLGRPVPVPKGVPWYPKDVDAWSVRWVLLHLIEETARHAGHADIIRESLDGATAMPLMAAAEGWPETDWVKPWRSALVSG
- a CDS encoding methylated-DNA--[protein]-cysteine S-methyltransferase → MPEGGREAVPGAGRGLVPEAAPEAGREPAPEAERGSAPEAGLGSMPGVGHGGVPDVVRVAVEGIVALLGGERRDLVEVGLDLSGVPEFNRRAYEVARAVSPGKTVTYGDIAHRLGMPGSAQAVGQAMGHNPFPIVVPCHRVLAAGGKDGGFSAHGGVQTKRTMLVIEGAIADEPTLF